In the genome of Solibacillus silvestris, one region contains:
- a CDS encoding hydrolase, whose translation MKIGCIQLNVGFGKVDENYERAEKFIREAVAGGAEIVVLPEMWNTGYALEKLEELADENGKRTKAFLSSLSKELAVHIVGGSVSVKRDDKFYNTMYTYNRDGELVGEYSKVHLFRLMDEHLYLESGSNMNRFALGELEAGGAICYDIRFPEWLRSHALDGAKVLFIPAQWPTPRIDHWKILLQARAIENQCFVVAVNRIARKVENFNGQSMIIGPWGEVLWTGAEDEELAIIDVDFSTVDEVRGRIPVYEDRRPGLYEKVIKE comes from the coding sequence ATGAAAATTGGTTGTATTCAGTTGAATGTTGGTTTTGGCAAGGTAGATGAAAACTATGAACGCGCGGAGAAGTTTATTCGCGAAGCGGTAGCAGGCGGTGCTGAAATCGTCGTATTGCCGGAAATGTGGAATACGGGCTATGCGCTCGAAAAACTTGAAGAGCTGGCAGACGAAAATGGTAAACGTACAAAAGCATTTTTAAGCAGTCTTTCAAAAGAATTGGCGGTACATATTGTAGGCGGTTCGGTATCGGTGAAGCGTGATGATAAGTTTTACAATACGATGTATACGTACAATCGCGATGGTGAATTAGTCGGCGAGTACAGTAAAGTGCATTTATTCCGCTTAATGGATGAGCATTTATATTTGGAATCCGGCAGTAACATGAACCGTTTCGCATTAGGTGAGCTCGAAGCGGGCGGAGCGATTTGCTACGATATCCGCTTCCCGGAATGGCTGCGCTCTCATGCATTGGACGGTGCTAAGGTACTGTTCATACCAGCACAGTGGCCGACACCACGTATTGATCACTGGAAAATATTACTGCAGGCGCGTGCGATTGAAAATCAGTGCTTCGTCGTTGCGGTAAATCGTATTGCCCGTAAAGTGGAAAATTTTAATGGCCAGTCGATGATTATCGGACCATGGGGCGAGGTGCTTTGGACAGGCGCAGAAGATGAGGAGCTGGCGATTATTGACGTTGATTTTTCAACGGTCGATGAAGTGCGCGGCC